From the Mycobacteriales bacterium genome, the window CAACCACTACTCGACCGACGTACTGAGCGGGGTAGCGCTGACCGCTATCGGTTACCTGGCTTACGACGCGGCGCTGCGCCTGGCGCATCGGGAATCGGCCGATACAGGAACGCTGCCAGCACTGCGAAGAACAGGAAGAAGTTGATGATGTGTACGCCGGTGCAGTACTCGCAGATGGCCTTCAGGTGGATCTCCACCGTGATCAGGTAGATCACCATGCCCATCGCGCCGCCGGTGGCGAGCAACCGGAACCGATGCAGCCACTCGTTGCGGACCTGCCACAGCCACGGGGTCATCAGCACCGTCATCAGCACGAAGTAGACGAGGCCGACGATCGCCACCGGGATGTGCCCGAAGATCTCGGACTCAGAACTGGTCGTCACCTTTGCGCAGTTGATGTGCCCGCTCGCCTTGCACACCAGCGCACCGGGGTGGAAGTGCGTGTATGTCAGGTAGATCGAGTCCGCGAGGCCGAGCAGAGCGATCGGGAGCGTGACCTTCCACGCCCACCGCGCATTGACCGGCGTGGCGTCAGTCTCAGGCACTTGCCGACGGGAGATTGATCGCGTTCAGCGCCGACGCGCTGCACACCGACGAGTCCGCGTTGTCGATCATCTGGCAGATCAGCTTCGTGTCGACGTTCGCCTCTCCGATGATGTCCTTGGCGACCGTGCTGCCGGGGTTCTTCAGGTCGGCGATGATCTGCGTCCAGTTCAGCCCGGAAAGGTCGTCGATCGAGAAGCCCACCTGGGTCTGGACGTACTTCCCGCCGTAGTAGAGGAACGGGAAGCTGCCCTGGGTGTACTTCATCCAGATCGTGTTCTCAGCGGACGTGGGCTTCATCAGCTGCTGGGAGTCGCGGTCCTCGTCTTCCACCGGCACGAAGGCGAGGTATTTGCTCGTGTACGACGACTTGCGGAACGAGAAGGTCGCGAGGTTGCCGTCGTCATTGGCGGAGCGCACCTGATCGAGGTCGGTGAACGTCCCGAACCTCGACAGCGCATTGATGAGGGACCAGCGCTCGGCGGCGCAGTAAGGACAGAACTCGGCGCCGATGAACAGCAGTTCGGGCTTGCCGTCCTTGGTCAGCGCCGGGTCGTTGATCGCCTTGACCGCGTCGAGGTTCGCGCTGCCCTGGCCGACGGTGTCGTAGGACGCAGGCGCGATGCCCGTCACGCCGTTG encodes:
- a CDS encoding vitamin K epoxide reductase family protein; translation: MPETDATPVNARWAWKVTLPIALLGLADSIYLTYTHFHPGALVCKASGHINCAKVTTSSESEIFGHIPVAIVGLVYFVLMTVLMTPWLWQVRNEWLHRFRLLATGGAMGMVIYLITVEIHLKAICEYCTGVHIINFFLFFAVLAAFLYRPIPDAPGAAPRRKPGNR
- a CDS encoding DUF929 family protein, which produces LVDPINLGINKSTGRVVVGRETNKQRREKQAVSAREKAASARAAQARLDQRRRARTILSSVLALGVVIAVIAVIAITQSGKSNNNPAGDPVAATDTVVNGVTGIAPASYDTVGQGSANLDAVKAINDPALTKDGKPELLFIGAEFCPYCAAERWSLINALSRFGTFTDLDQVRSANDDGNLATFSFRKSSYTSKYLAFVPVEDEDRDSQQLMKPTSAENTIWMKYTQGSFPFLYYGGKYVQTQVGFSIDDLSGLNWTQIIADLKNPGSTVAKDIIGEANVDTKLICQMIDNADSSVCSASALNAINLPSASA